One Trichoderma asperellum chromosome 5, complete sequence genomic region harbors:
- a CDS encoding uncharacterized protein (EggNog:ENOG41): MSSSDSHRARRRRHHTRSRNGCRECKQRHIRCDELKPYCTNCLVHGRGCHYDAVGPNMRLRTTLSNATSDPMGLDLFEVLPIPMPFESMKLLHHGTHFRLLTTTVVAKNPNASLAGFVTHNAATFRSFLLIAGIHHVWAGGSLQAIEETMLHHKLEAIRVVNGMIGDPLLSQSDTCISAMVGLAMVEAALGDKKAAEAHLKALARLYDDRHSDQDRYRLFGLLERLVLLAASLVAASKDGNDNESHYFVNEPRESLERAYHFTRPTRPVFSAVPFLSLHLSPFYYSTPPDIEACNADAECEIIATTLRRLSKSVPNEGTQGGEEEDIASLNQQKIRETLREDAESYIVSLLFKPSRPARGDRSDHGQGQARGSRPSSQLRRDDLEDMDDQYVSFLEYPFANLPPVIFPSTSRAWACAAYFYLHLVVDCLPQQQDRAQEAMNMDKHLWRWLISSLRQDLVHTEEAMRVGAHSSELWLWKAMLGAYAMTKSPLEATDEASSSDEDESDDQNIPRLTNRMVISPGARSSGRSSQASSSSNRADMQWFTSKLRLWSTVIRITSWDGAKRALSRIAWPENFRDEHHLADLWDEAMESADLEY, translated from the exons ATGAGCTCTTCCGACTCTCACCGAGCCCGCCGTCGAAGGCACCATACGCGAAGCCGCAATGGTTGCCGCGAATGTAAGCAGCGACATATCCGCTGCGACGAACTGAAGCCTTATTG TACCAACTGCCTAGTGCATGGACGTGGCTGCCATTATGACGCTGTTGGGCCGAATATGCGGCTCAGAACCACGCTATCGAATGCCACGTCGGATCCTATGGGATTAGATTTATTCGAAGTTTTGCCTATCCCTATGCCGTTTGAGTCGATGAAACTGCTTCACCATG GAACTCACTTTCGTCTTTTGACAACGACTGTCGTGGCTAAAAATCCTAATGCTAGCCT TGCTGGGTTTGTCACGCACAATGCAGCCACATTCAGGTCCTTCTTACTCATAGCCGGTATACATCATGTCTGGGCCGGTGGTTCGCTCCAAGCAATCGAAGAGACCATGCTTCATCACAAGCTCGAAGCAATCCGTGTTGTCAATGGCATGATTGGCGATCCTCTGCTGAGCCAAAGTGATACATGTATATCGGCTATGGTCGGCCTGGCCATGGTTGAG GCTGCCTTGGGCGATAAAAAGGCTGCAGAGGCtcatttaaaagctttagccCGGCTGTACGATGATCGACATTCGGACCAGGACAGGTACAGGCTGTTCGGACTGCTTGAAAGACTTGTTCTGTT GGCAGCCAGCCTAGTTGCAGCATCTAAAGACGGAAACGACAACGAGTCTCATTATTTTGTTAACGAGCCGCGCGAGAGTCTGGAGCGGGCTTACCATTTCACACGACCAACACGGCCTGTGTTCAGCGCTGTTCCTTTTCTTAGTCTACATCTATCACCCTTCTATTACTCAACTCCACCGGACATTGAAGCTTGCAATGCTGATGCCGAATGTGAGATTATCGCAACGACCTTGCGCCGATTGTCTAAGTCTGTTCCAAATGAGGGTACTCAAGgtggggaggaagaggatataGCATCGCTTAATCAACAAAAGATCCGAGAGACTCTTCGAGAAGATGCAGAATCATACATTGTCTCATTACTTTTCAAACCTTCTAGACCCGCACGAGGCGATAGAAGCGACCACGGCCAAGGTCAGGCGCGGGGTTCGAGACCCAGCTCGCAGCTTCGGCGAGACGATTTAGAGGATATGGACGACCAGTATGTCAGCTTTTTAGAGTATCCCTTCGCAAATCTCCCGCCTGTCATCTTCCCATCTACCTCGCGAGCTTGGGCGTGCGCTGCATACTTCTATCTTCATTTGGTTGTAGATTGCCtcccgcagcagcaagatcgTGCTCAAGAGGCAATGAATATGGACAAACATCTGTGGCGTTGGTTGATCAGCAGTTTGCGCCAAGATCTCGTTCACACAGAAGAAGCGATGCGCGTCGGAGCACACAGCTCAGAGTTATGGCTATGGAAAGCCATGCTTGGCGCTTATGCAATGACCAAGAGTCCACTGGAAGCAACCGATGAAGCGAGTAGtagcgatgaagacgagagTGATGACCAAAACATCCCCCGCTTAACGAACAGGATGGTGATTAGCCCGGGGGCACGATCAAGTGGACGATCAAGCCaggcgtcttcttcaagtAACAGAGCAGACATGCAGTGGTTTACTTCAAAGCTGCGGTTATGGAGCACTGTAATACGCATAACGTCATGGGATGGCGCAAAAAGGGCTCTGAGTCGCATCGCATGGCCTGAGAATTTTCGCGACGAGCACCACTTGGCTGATCTGTGGGATGAAGCTATGGAATCAGCGGATCTAGAGTATTGA
- a CDS encoding uncharacterized protein (EggNog:ENOG41) has translation MAFKKVSHKKVRTGCDSCKRRRVKCDELKPICSGCIRHSLECSYSTTVDTSGRLKHESPDNSPFSFSDFKLMHHWNICTADTLAPNAALQRAMREFIPVLAMNHRYLMHAMLALTSLHMAYLHPTEAKEYEKRAAHHQSLALPLFRSALTNVTESSSHALYACGHLVIKYSFASPQSRRNLIFSPAVGTPSEFIGLLRGAFTMHGYAETWLSNGPLGFCLEKPLDENPDFSQNPDDSYLAQLLYLLLADSSEDSNLCCAALNSLRRLLAMAATPGQTITIKTLTYSWPVQVPQKYITLISERKPKALIVLAHYCVMLKMLDSFWFMEGCAARILEQCRQNLESQWHRYIEWPLSVVGIYDGAI, from the exons ATGGCTTTTAAGAAAGTATCCCATAAAAAAGTCCGGACAGGGTGTGACTCGTGTAAACGGCGCCGTGTCAAG TGCGACGAGTTAAAGCCGATATGCAGTGGCTGCATTAGACATTCATTAGAATGTAGTTATTCGACAACTGTCGACACATCTGGGCGCTTGAAGCATGAATCCCCAGACAACTCTCCCTTTTCATTTTCGGACTTTAAACTGATGCACCACTGGAATATCTGCACGGCCGATACACTTGCGCCGAATGCAGCCTTACAACGTGCTATGCGAGAATTCATTCCCGTTTTAGCCATGAACCACAGATATCTAAT GCACGCAATGCTAGCGTTGACTTCTCTCCATATGGCCTACCTGCATCCAACCGAAGCGAAAGAATACGAAAAGCGGGCTGCGCATCATCAGAGCCTTGCTCTTCCGCTCTTCCGCTCAGCTCTGACTAATGTTACggagagcagcagccatgctCTTTACGCGTGTGGCCATCTTGTCATAAAATACTCGTTTGCCAGTCCGCAGTCTCGGCGGAATCTGATATTTTCGCCGGCCGTTGGAACCCCATCAGAGTTTATTGGCCTTCTTCGCGGTGCCTTTACAATGCATGGCTATGCCGAGACATGGCTTTCCAATGGCCCACTCGGCTTCTGTTTGGAAAAGCCACTGGATGAAAACCCCGACTTCAGCCAAAATCCCGATGATTCATACCTCGCTCAACTTTTATATCTGCTGCTTGCTGATAGTTCTGAAGACAGCAACCTCTGCTGCGCAGCCCTCAATAGCCTCCGACGACTacttgccatggctgccacTCCCGGGCAGACCATCACTATCAAAACTCTTACATACTCCTGGCCAGTGCAAGTCCCTCAAAAATACATCACTTTGATCAGTGAAAGGAAGCCTAAGGCCCTCATAGTTTTAGCTCATTACTGTGTCATGCTAAAAATGCTCGATTCTTTTTGGTTTATGGAAGGCTGTGCCGCAAGGATCTTGGAGCAATGTCGACAGAATTTGGAGAGCCAGTGGCACCGTTACATTGAATGGCCACTATCCGTTGTAGGGATATACGACGGAGCAATAtga
- a CDS encoding uncharacterized protein (EggNog:ENOG41), with protein sequence MASPFFIPVDIAHTALLLSDVQTQILQRFPSEVQKNYIGNIKTLLDYFRTEITKRRSNKASTAGYTPYDGVPLIVHHTLPFNLNSNAFVSPYNKLSKWVEQLEKAGYFANAPSDPHHPHYGIPAELTPSGSWGNKDEIVLGKLQPNCFGSSDLVSYLRARGVRHIVLVGLTTMGSILGSARGGADLDFHISCVEEGIMDDDAEVHKFLMTKVLPKFVDIVDLQDILRL encoded by the coding sequence ATGGCATCACCCTTCTTCATCCCGGTAGATATTGCTCATACCGCGTTGCTTCTTTCGGACGTGCAAACGCAAATCTTACAGAGATTCCCTTCCGAAGTCCAGAAAAACTATATCGGCAACATCAAAACACTTCTTGACTACTTCAGGACTGAAATCACCAAGCGCCGCTCGAATAAAGCTTCTACAGCTGGATACACTCCTTATGACGGGGTGCCTCTCATTGTCCATCATACATTGCCCTTCAACCTCAACTCCAATGCCTTTGTTTCACCTTACAACAAGTTAAGCAAATGGgttgagcagcttgaaaaGGCAGGGTATTTTGCGAATGCACCCTCGGATCCACACCATCCGCATTATGGTATACCGGCCGAATTAACGCCGTCGGGTAGCTGGGGCAACAAGGATGAAATTGTCTTGGGCAAACTGCAGCCGAATTGCTTTGGTTCATCGGACTTGGTCTCATATCTACGGGCACGTGGCGTTCGACACATTGTATTAGTGGGCCTGACAACAATGGGGAGCATCTTAGGATCGGCAAGAGGGGGCGCGGATTTGGATTTTCATATCAGTTGCGTGGAAGAGGGAATtatggatgatgatgcggaGGTGCATAAATTTTTGATGACAAAGGTGTTGCCAAAGTTTGTGGACATAGTTGATCTTCAAGATATTCTGCGGCTGTGA
- a CDS encoding uncharacterized protein (EggNog:ENOG41~CAZy:AA3), translating into MVGKIPASADYIILGGGIAGCVLASRLKEANSSLSIVLIEAGQDPTGHPLTTAPLACFAAHYSDLDYAYSTAPQEHLGGRQCYAAAAKALSGGSAINYGTWTRGSAADFDCWADQVGDSGWSYRGLLPYFKKTEQYTLSPRVDPEQHGTSGPINVVSVSSSDPMRKYPLREPIERAWLEIGVEKAWDANGGEPLGLTELAESWRDGKRQCASQAYNLSGVTVLCSTVVYRVIVEDLSGVKTATAVELVGGQTITASREIILSCGTYRTPQVLMLSGIGAKEDVTRHNIPLTVDCPEVGRNFHDHLAVCLWWKLRHPERGSALGTPEWKDLAYSKGLPSDWIAFSQVPVGIISRALNADGEDPDAHGLLKPERCHLETLVAYAPAGAQLADVAIPLDGTHVTTAVLGMTPTSRGTVVITSNDPQTPPKIDPNYYATEADREALRYGIRQALRLLQETQSGSSIIENEVPPAGYPTLNASSTDAEIDARVKRVGNTFYHAGGSASMGKVVDTQLRVYGVDRLRVVDASVIPLPIAAHYQAAVYAIAEKAADLILHSAK; encoded by the coding sequence ATGGTTGGCAAAATCCCAGCAAGCGCGGACTATATCATCCTTGGTGGCGGCATAGCCGGTTGCGTCCTTGCTTCACGCCTTAAAGAGGCAAATTCTTCTTTGTCGATTGTATTGATCGAAGCAGGGCAGGATCCTACTGGCCATCCTCTGACAACCGCCCCGCTCGCTTGCTTCGCGGCGCACTATTCCGATCTCGACTACGCTTACAGTACCGCGCCCCAAGAGCACTTAGGCGGCCGCCAATGCtacgcagcagccgcaaaggCCCTGTCAGGAGGCTCTGCGATCAATTACGGTACATGGACTCGCGGGTCGGCTGCCGACTTTGACTGCTGGGCTGATCAAGTTGGCGATTCCGGATGGAGCTATCGTGGCCTCCTACCCTACTTCAAGAAGACAGAACAGTATACCCTCAGTCCTCGGGTAGATCCCGAGCAGCACGGAACCAGCGGGCCGATCAATGTGGTGTCTGTATCTAGCAGTGATCCGATGCGAAAATACCCCCTTCGAGAACCCATAGAACGGGCATGGTTGGAGATTGGGGTGGAAAAAGCTTGGGACGCCAATGGTGGTGAACCGCTAGGGCTCACCGAGTTGGCGGAATCTTGGAGGGATGGCAAGCGGCAGTGTGCATCTCAGGCATACAATCTGTCGGGTGTGACAGTCCTTTGTTCTACAGTCGTCTACCGCGTAATTGTCGAAGATCTATCAGGGGTGAAGACTGCAACAGCAGTGGAACTAGTTGGGGGTCAGACCATAACCGCGTCAAGAGAAATCATACTTTCTTGTGGGACGTATCGAACGCCGCAGGTATTGATGCTGTCTGGCATAGGAGCTAAGGAAGATGTTACACGCCACAACATCCCGTTGACGGTTGATTGTCCCGAAGTGGGCCGCAATTTTCACGACCATCTAGCAGTGTGTCTCTGGTGGAAGTTGCGGCATCCCGAGCGGGGTTCTGCGTTGGGAACCCCGGAATGGAAAGACTTGGCCTACAGCAAAGGGCTTCCATCTGATTGGATTGCTTTCTCGCAAGTTCCGGTCGGGATCATAAGCCGAGCGTTGAATGCCGATGGCGAGGATCCCGACGCCCACGGCCTTCTAAAGCCAGAGCGGTGTCACTTGGAAACGCTAGTTGCTTACGCACCCGCTGGCGCGCAACTCGCTGATGTTGCGATCCCGCTGGATGGAACGCATGTAACGACGGCGGTGCTTGGAATGACGCCTACTTCGCGCGGCACTGTCGTTATTACCTCGAATGATCCTCAAACGCCACCAAAGATCGACCCAAATTACTACGCAACAGAAGCTGATCGCGAAGCCCTTCGGTACGGCATTCGTCAAGCTTTACGATTGCTCCAGGAAACCCAATCCGGGAGTAGCATTATCGAGAACGAAGTTCCTCCCGCTGGATATCCGACCCTGAACGCTAGTTCAACAGATGCAGAAATTGACGCAAGGGTTAAGCGTGTAGGCAACACCTTTTATCACGCCGGAGGCTCTGCATCAATGGGCAAAGTTGTAGATACCCAATTACGCGTATATGGTGTCGATAGGCTGCGCGTCGTGGACGCGAGTGTCATTCCACTTCCTATTGCGGCTCATTACCAGGCGGCTGTTTACGCAATTGCTGAGAAGGCTGCCGATTTGATTCTGCATTCTGCCAAGTAG